One window from the genome of Garra rufa chromosome 1, GarRuf1.0, whole genome shotgun sequence encodes:
- the LOC141341188 gene encoding uncharacterized protein — protein sequence MFIKVESEENTSELETWRIKQEPEPLRIKQEEPEPLIMKQEPEPLRIKQEPEPLRIKQEEHGDLTALKEEKEVLNETEEKDQLENLHNFVSGDKSVCSLESANTSKQKRAQNTGTRSNFTCFQCGHSFTRKENLNRHMRIHTGEKPYTCKQCGKSFSQKGNLNIHMRVHTGEKPYTWRKCGKSFCRKLKLKNHMCIHTLESLFNCQQCGENFTRKESLNQHMRIHTGEKPYTCEQCGKSFARKENLNIHMRIHTGEKPYTCKQCGKSFAREENLNTHMRIHTGEKPYTCKQCGKSFTRKGCLNRHMGIHTGEKPSTCKQCGKSFTRKGCLNRHMGIHTGEKPSTCKLCGKSFTQKGYLNRHMRVHTGEKPYTCQQCGKSFIQKVSLGKHMKIHNQKKPY from the exons atgtttattaaagtggagagtgaggagaacacgagtgaactagaaacctggagaataaaacaggaaccagaacctttgagaataaaacaggaggaaccagaacctttgataATGAAACaagaaccagaacctttgagaataaaacaggaaccagaacctttgagaataaaacaggaggaacatgGAG acctaacagcgctgaaagaggagaaggaagtactgaatgaaaccgaagagaaagatcagttagAGAATCTTCATAATTTTGTATCTGGAGATAAATCtgtttgttccttagagtctgcaaatacttctaaacaaaaaagagcacaaaatacaggaactaggagtaatttcacttgctttcagtgtggacacagtttcactcgaaaagaaaaccttaacaggcacatgagaattcacactggagaaaagccttacacatgcaaacagtgtggaaaaagtttcagtcaaaaaggaaaccttaacattcacatgagagttcacactggagagaagccttacacctggagaaaatgtggaaaaagtttctgcagaaaattaaaacttaaaaaccaCATGTGTATTCACACTTTGGAGAGCCTTTTtaactgccaacagtgtggagaaaatttcactcgtaaagaaagccttaaccaacacatgagaattcacactggagagaagccttacacgtgcgaacagtgtggaaagagtttcgctcgtaaagaaaaccttaacatacacatgagaattcacactggagagaagccttacacgtgcaaacagtgtggaaagagtttcgctcgtGAAGAAAaccttaacacacacatgagaattcacactggagagaagccttacacgtgcaaacagtgtggaaaaagtttcactcgtaaaggatgccttaacagacacatgggaattcacactggagagaagccttctacatgcaaacagtgtggaaaaagtttcactcgtaaaggatgccttaacagacacatgggaattcacactggagagaagccttctacatgcaaactgtgtggaaagagtttcactcaaaaaggataccttaacagacacatgagagttcacactggagagaagccttacacgtgccaacagtgtggaaagagtttcattcaaaaagtaAGCCTTGGCAAGCACATGAAGATTCATAATCAAAAGAAGCCTTATTAA